From a region of the Candidatus Ancaeobacter aquaticus genome:
- a CDS encoding TMEM175 family protein — MEYKTSRIEALSDGIFAVSMTLLIFGFGIMFQPQKSIGNSLTKSDAIAPSLKNHWFL, encoded by the coding sequence GTGGAGTATAAAACAAGCAGAATAGAAGCGTTAAGCGACGGTATTTTTGCGGTATCGATGACACTTCTCATCTTTGGTTTTGGGATCATGTTCCAGCCGCAAAAATCGATCGGGAACAGCCTGACAAAATCAGATGCTATCGCACCTTCTCTAAAGAACCACTGGTTTCTCTAA
- a CDS encoding transglutaminase-like domain-containing protein, translated as MSTRQINRLVVFLCVTFVTVVCFAQYAVSEENPDELVVAGKKLEEKTFYKKAYAQYLKAHDLFVEKSDKINARKALESMYGTERKPLEYPLSQEEVKTILAKNFSDVSDKERAQWISSGKLDHLIVDGNPQYFCGTIDNIRYRNIDLMRAYTSKEKKTNPFYEKLKDIVFKDKDSGYPREDWRPYINPVTFLYKGSMTIPRKELPAKGVLKLWVPLPVQTQAQSNIKIINVEPSEYIKAPYRTDTELGQIYIEVPLDELKSDLSVEAVYMFTHYEKRFVIDPDAVGDYDKNDALYKKYTKSSPSILVSPDVCSEAKRAVGNIDNPYRAAKKLYQYVLNNIAYSLMPHIRLAAEQMSESEFVFKNRYGDCGSQSMYFCALCRSLGIPARAIGGQQLIPGVAGDHFWAEFYLPNYGWIPVDTTIAETVNYFDDISEADKKAFKEYFFGNMDPYRLVFQKDVDAPLIPAPSVRVSLPMAIQEPAAVCETAPSDPGILVDKYWKFKVSPVE; from the coding sequence GTTACTTTTGTCACAGTCGTTTGTTTTGCGCAGTATGCAGTATCGGAGGAGAACCCTGATGAGCTTGTAGTCGCCGGTAAAAAACTCGAAGAAAAGACTTTTTACAAAAAAGCGTATGCACAATACCTTAAAGCCCATGATCTCTTCGTTGAAAAGAGTGATAAAATAAACGCCAGAAAAGCACTCGAATCAATGTATGGTACTGAGCGCAAACCATTGGAGTATCCGCTTTCACAAGAAGAGGTTAAAACCATTCTCGCAAAGAATTTTTCGGATGTTTCAGATAAAGAGCGTGCCCAGTGGATCAGTAGCGGAAAACTTGATCATCTTATTGTTGATGGCAATCCTCAGTATTTTTGCGGTACGATAGATAATATCAGATACAGAAACATCGATCTTATGCGTGCATATACCTCGAAAGAGAAAAAAACAAATCCGTTTTATGAAAAGTTAAAGGATATTGTCTTTAAGGACAAGGATAGCGGGTATCCGCGTGAGGACTGGAGACCATACATTAACCCCGTTACATTTCTTTATAAAGGAAGTATGACGATTCCCCGAAAAGAGTTGCCTGCAAAAGGGGTCTTAAAGCTATGGGTGCCGTTGCCGGTACAGACGCAAGCACAATCAAATATAAAAATAATTAACGTAGAACCAAGTGAGTATATAAAAGCGCCTTATCGGACAGATACCGAACTTGGGCAAATATATATTGAAGTACCACTCGATGAGCTCAAAAGTGATCTGTCGGTCGAAGCGGTATATATGTTTACCCATTACGAAAAACGATTTGTGATAGATCCCGATGCTGTCGGAGACTATGATAAAAACGATGCGCTCTACAAGAAATACACCAAATCAAGCCCAAGCATTCTTGTTTCACCTGATGTGTGTAGTGAAGCAAAACGCGCTGTGGGAAATATTGATAATCCGTATCGTGCAGCGAAAAAACTCTATCAGTATGTACTCAATAACATAGCGTACAGTTTGATGCCTCATATAAGACTAGCTGCCGAGCAGATGAGCGAATCTGAATTTGTCTTTAAGAACAGGTACGGAGATTGCGGGAGCCAGAGCATGTATTTTTGTGCTTTATGCAGGTCTCTTGGCATCCCTGCACGGGCAATAGGTGGGCAGCAGTTGATACCGGGTGTCGCAGGTGACCATTTTTGGGCGGAGTTTTATCTCCCTAATTACGGGTGGATACCGGTTGATACAACTATTGCGGAAACAGTGAATTATTTTGATGATATTTCCGAGGCAGACAAGAAAGCGTTTAAAGAATACTTTTTCGGAAATATGGATCCGTACCGTCTTGTCTTTCAAAAAGATGTTGATGCGCCACTTATTCCTGCGCCATCAGTGAGAGTTAGTTTGCCGATGGCAATACAGGAGCCCGCCGCAGTGTGTGAAACAGCGCCGTCAGATCCGGGAATACTTGTAGATAAATACTGGAAATTTAAAGTGTCTCCGGTGGAATAG